One window of the Chelonoidis abingdonii isolate Lonesome George chromosome 3, CheloAbing_2.0, whole genome shotgun sequence genome contains the following:
- the SPMIP3 gene encoding protein SPMIP3 — translation MSCTAIRLRQFIDPTPYLPPGTVVRQGKDIQGFYPGQLGRVHKACMPEITPRLFIKLHPAPVQHEVETEYPHDFDNLTLQSYVPFQRTVKKAMNDWYKQTTYKEEFALPFYNMDHDEDKYTPRTDPGPLTIWRFADPKNITCPCL, via the exons ATGTCTTGCACAGCTATCAGACTACGTCAATTTATAGATCCTACACCCTACCTCCCTCCAGG CACTGTTGTTCGTCAAGGAAAGGACATTCAAGGGTTCTATCCTGGGCAACTAGGAAGGGTACATAAGGCATGCATGCCTGAAATAACTCCAAG ACTTTTCATAAAACTGCACCCAGCTCCAGTGCAGCATGAAGTTGAAACTGAGTACCCACATGACTTTGATAATTTAACTCTTCAGAGCTATGTCCCTTTTCAAAGGACAGTGAAAAAGGCAATGAATGACTGGTACAAGCAAACCACCTACAAAGAGGAATTTGCACTGCCATTTTACAACATGG ACCACGATGAGGATAAATACACACCAAGAACTGATCCTGGACCACTGACAATCTGGAGATTTGCTGATCCAAAAAATATAACCTGCCCTTGCTTGTGA